The region CGGCCACGAGCAGCACAGCGTCACCGGGCATGTCGCGGAACACGCGGATGAGGTGCGGGATGTTCTTGTACGAGCGGATCTGGCCGACGGCGGCGATCACCGGCCGCTCCGGCGGGATCCCCAGCGCGGCGCGGGCCGCGGAACGCGGCATCCCGAACGTGTACTCGTCGCGGTAGTGCCCGTGCGGGGTCACCGCCGCAGGCACGTCGCGCAGCCGCGGATAGGCGTCGCGGGCCGCCTCGACCCCCTGCTCGGTGAGGCCGATGATGCCGTCGATGTTGCCGAGCAGCAGCCGCTCGGCAGCGCCGCGGATGGCGGGAGTCGAGCGCTCCTCGTGCGACGAGACGTTGTGGACCGTCCACACGAGCAGCGTTCCGCGCGGCCGCGCAAGGCGCAGCGCGCTGTAGAAGAGCACGAGGCGGGCGACGTGGATCGACCGTCGCCGCCCCGACAGGAACGACAGGTCGGGCCAGTGCAGGTGCACGACATCGGTGCGATGGGCGAGCATGCGCCAGTAGCTGAGGTCGCTCACGCGCACCCCGCGGCGCTGCAGTGCGCGGTAGAGGCTGCCGTTGTAGGGGTTGGCCTTCTCGGTGCGGAATGCGGGCTCCGCCTGAACGGTGAGCGGTCGCGGCGCCGGCGGCGCGGCGGGTGGCGGCGTGCGACCGAACAGCGTGCGCTCGGCCGCGGGGTAGCCGCGGCGCCAAGCCCGCCGATGGTAGAAGACGTCGCGCCAGGTGCGGCGCTTCGCACGCGTCACCCACTCGAGGAGGCCGCGTACGGCGGCACCTGCCTGCAGCAGCAGGATGCCGGCGAGCGCGAGGACCCGCGGCCACACCAGGTTCACGTAGGTGGCCTTGCCCGCCATCACCATGGCCATCTTGCGGCCGGTCGACGACGTCGACCCTCCGACGTCGTGCTGGATGACCGCCGACGGCACGATCACGGGGCGGAGTCCGTGGGCGCGGGCACGGGCGCTGAACTCGGCATCCTCCCCGTAGAGGAAGAAGCGCTCGTCCATCCCGCCGATCGCATCCCACTGCGCACGCGGCACGAGCAGCAGGCATCCCGTGATCACCGGCACCTCGCGCACGGTGTCGCGCTGCCAGCGGCCGAGCGATTCGGGGTCGAACAGCGCCGACCGTTTGAACACGGTGCTGAGGCCGGTGGCGAAGCACAGCAGCGACCACGGCGTCGGGGCGCCCCAGCACGACGACGGGTCGAGCGAGCCGTCCTCGCGCACGGTGCGCCCGCCGTACAGACCGTGCTCCGGATGCTCCTGCGCGAAGTCGATGAGCGCTTCGAGCGAACCGGGGAAGACCGTCGCGTCGGGGTTGAGGAGCAGCACGTACTCGGCCGTCGACGCCTCGACCGCGCGGTTCACTCCGCGGGCGAAGCCGAGGTTCTCCCCCGCGTCGATCACCTGCGCCTCGGGGTGCGCGGCGGCGAACGCCTCGGCCGAGCCGTCGGTGGAGCCGTTGTCGACGACGATCAGCCCGACTCCGGGGATCTGCTGGTCGACGACCGACCGCAGGCATTCGAGCGTGCGCTCGCGCGTGTTGTAGTTGACGACGATCACGTCGACGGTCGGAGCGCTCATGCGGCTCCGCGCTCAAGATCGGCGTCGACCGGGGGAGCGGCATCCGGCGACGGCGATGCGTCCGTCGCCGCGGCATCAGGCGCCTCCGCTGACCGCACGCCCGCGGCATCCATCCGCCAGCCGATCACCTTCGCCGGCACACCGCCCGCGATCGCGTCGGGTGGCACGTCCTTGGTGACGACCGCGCCCGCCGCGATGACGGCGCCGTCGCCGATCGTCACGCCGGCGAGCACGACCACGTCGGCGCCGAGCCAGGTTCCGGCGCCGATCACGATGTCCTGCTCGATCTTGGGCTGGTCCATCGGCGCGGTGCCTCGTTCGATGCCGTAGTTCGACGCCGTGATCGTCACCCGCGGCGCCAGCAGCGCCTTCTCGCCGAAGGTGATGCGACCGATGGAGTTGCCCGCCCAGATCGTGGAGTACTCGCCGATGTGCGTGCCGGCGCCGATGACGATGCGCTCGGCGTTGCGGAACGAGACGTTCGGCGCGAACGAGACGCCGGGCCCGCGGGTGAGGCGGCGCACCTGCGCGACGTGGGCGTAGCCGTAGAAGTGGAGGATGCGGAGGCCGTGCAGGTACACGCGCGGATCGAGCACAGAGCCGAGCGCCCGCAGCAGCCGCCTCATGCCGCGGTCTCCGTCGCCGCGGTCTCCGTCGCCGTGGTCTCCGGGGGGGCGGCGGCTGTCGCCGAGACGGTCGCCGGCGTCAGCGCCTGCTCGACGCGTGCGGCGATGCCCTCGACGTCGAGCTCGTCCCGGCTGATCACCGTGACCGCGAGGGTCGAGGCGTAGACGGTGGCGAACACCGAGATCTCGCTGCGGGCATCCCCCGCCGGGAGGATCGCGATCTGCTCGACCCGGGCGTCGCCGAACCACCGAGGCTCCTCGGCGAGCGGCATCAGCGTGGCGTAGCCGACCATCCGGCCCTCGTCCACGTCGGCCTCCTCATCGCGCACGACGCTTCGGACGAGGGCGCGCACGGCCGCCACGCGCTCCGCGAGCGAGGCGCCGGCGGGTCCGTGGGCGCGCGCCATCGACACGTGGTTGCGCACGTCGCCGCCCGCGCCGCCGCGGCGGCGCGAGACCGGCACGAGCACGTCGACCCCGCGGTCATCGTCGTCGACCGCGCCCATGGCCGCCGCGACGAGCAGGTCGCTGAGCGAGCCGCGCATCCGCGCCGCCTCGCGCGCCGCCCGAGAGGCGTCGACTTCGAAGATGACCGGCCGGGTGGGTGGCAGCATCTGCGCCCGGAGCCCCTTGCGCCGGATCAGGTACTCCTTGACGAATCCGGCATTGCGGGCCGCGACGCGCTTCGCGCGCCTGACGACGGGCTTCCGCCAATACTCGTGCCACATGCCGCCGAGTCCCTCGGTGCGGCCGCGGAAGTCGCGCAGCGCCTGTGCCGGCACGGCGAACGCGGTGCGCGGCGGTGCGCCGATCGGGGTGAGCACCTGCTCGAGATCGGGCGTGACAGGCTCGGACTCGGTCATCCGCTCGATCACGCTGAAGCCCCACTGGCCGTCGCCGACGACGTGGTGCATCCGCGCCCCCAGGGCGATCCGCCCGTCGGTGAGCACCGTGACCCGGATGTCCCACAGCGGCCGGTCCTTCGACAGCACGGGCCGTCCGAAGCCCGCGAGCCGCCGCACCGTGGTGCTGTCGAACGCGCTCGGGGTGTCATCGAAGACGACGTGCGCGCGCGGATCGAACGACGGGTCGGGCACCCAGGCGGGGGTCGTGATCCCGAGCGGCGAACGCAGCAGCTTCATCCGGAACTCGGGCACGCGGCCGAGCGTGCGGCGCAGATTGGCGTGCACCCGCTCGCGGTCGATCGTGCCGTCGGGGCGCAGGAACGGCGCTCCCTCGAGCACGAGCACCGCACCGGTGTGCATCGCCTCGAACGCGATGCTCGACGAGATGTTCTGCTCGTCGAGCGTGCGCACCATGTCGATGTGCACCTCGCGTGCGGCGATGGGTGTGGTGGTGGTCATCGCGTGACTCCTTCCGCGCGCAGGACAGGGATGGGGGCGCCGCTGCCGGCTCCAGCGAAACGCTCGCCCACGATCGGGATGCCGCGCACCTCCCACGCGCCCTGCGCCATGCCGGCGAGCAGGGAGCGATCGTGCCGGGTGTCGTGGTGGCGGCGCGTGCCGCGTGCGATGCGGGCGCCGGTGCGGCGGGTGAGTCGCCACCCGATCCGCAGCCCGAACAGCGGATCGAGCCGCAGCCACTTGCCCACGAGGGCGCCGAGGCCGAGCCCGTAGCCGTGGTGCAGTTCGACGTACGCCTCGCCGACGCGGGTGTTGGCGTGCAGCACCACGCTGTGGGCGTCGTGCACCACGTGGGTGCCGGCGCGCAGCAGCCGGATGAAGATGTCGAGATCCTCAGCGCCCGCCAGGTGCTGACCGGCGCCCATCATGTCGTCGAAGCCGCCGATGCGCAGCAGCACGTCGCGGCGGAACGCCATCACCGCACCGTGGCCGGCGTCGAGCCCGCTCACCGGCTCGATGTACCGCTCCGCGCGTGCGTAGGGGGCGTGGGCGTCGGTGGTGTGGTCGAGCATCCGGCCGGTCACAGCCGACACGCGCGGGTCGGCGAAGGGGGCGATCAGGCTCTCGATCCACCCGGTCGTGGGCCGGCAGTCGTCGTCGGTGAAGACGACGATCGGCCGGTCGGCGGTGGTGATCCCCGCGTTGCGCGCGACCGAGAGCCCCTTGCCCGCACGGGTGTAGCGGGCGCCCGCTTCGAGCGTCACCAGCCGCGTCTCGTCGGTGTCGCTGGCGCTGTCGACGACCAGCACCTCGGTCTCCGCCGGCGTCGAGGCGAGGATCGAGGCGAGACCGTCGCGGAGCATCTCCGGGCGGTTGCGCGAGCACACCAGCACGGTGGCGTCAGACGGTGACGGCATCGGGCACCTCCTGGGCGACGGCGGTCTCGTACGCGCGGACCAGTTCCACCGCTGCCGCGTCCCACGTGAGTTCGGGCGCGTGCTCGAGGGCTGAGGCCGAGAGCCGGGCGAGCTCGCCGCGATCTGCCGCGAGCAGGTCGAGCTGTGCGGTGAGCGCCCCGACGTCGCCGGGCGTGTGCACGAGTCCGTGCACGCCGTGGTCGAGCATCGCTCCGGCGGCGGTCGAGACGAGGGGCACCGTGCCCATCGCCTGCGCCTCGTAGGTCACCAGCGCGCTCCCCTCCTCGACGGTGGGGAGGAGCAGGACGTCGGATGCCGCGAGCACGGCGGGCACGTCGGACTGGAAGCCCACCAGGCGGACGCTCGGGTGCTCCAGCCGCGCGCCGAGGTAGGCGGCGTAGGCCGGCAGCATCCGCCCGGCGATCGTGAAGGTCCCGGTGCCCGACGCGTCCGAGGCCAGCCACGCGTCGAGGGCGTGGTGCAGACCCTTGCGCGGCTCGCCGAGGCCGACGTACACCGCCCGCAGCGGCTTCGCGGCGGCCGTGCGCACCGCGGCGCGACGCGTTCCCGGGCGATATCCGTAGCGATGGCGCAGCACCCGCTCGGGGGCGAACCCCTCGGCGCGGAACGATTCGGCGACCGGCTCGCTCGGAGCGAGCACGCCGGTGACGGCATCCCACTCGACCTGCTCCATCGCGAGGTGCCGCGCGTCAGCCGTGTGGGCGGTGCGGTCGGCGCCGGTCATGCCGATGCGGTCGATCTCTGCCGCGACGGCCTCCCACGCCCGGCGGGTATGGGTGTTCGGCGCCTCGCGGACGGCGGGGATCCCGGCGTCGCGGGCCGCGTGCGCGGTGAGCCCCGGCGCGAGCGGCCACAGGTGCACCACGTCGACGTCGACGCGGCGGAGCCGATCACGGGCGACGAGGTCGTGCCAGGCGAACGCGCGCTCCCGCCCGATCGCCCGATGGGGAACGCGCACACGGCCGGCGGCAAGCGATGTCGTGATCGATGCGGCACCGGGAACCGGGCGTGCGAGGCTGCCGGCGACGAGGTGCACGTCGTGACCGGCGCGCACCAACGAATCGGCCTGGTTCCACGCGGTCCAGCCGATGCCGGGGGCGCCCAGGGCGTGAGGGAACGACAGCAGGACCCGCATCAGCCTCCCCATCGGCGTGCGGCGGAGGAGGCCCCCCGCCCCCTTGCATGAGAACAGCGTGGATCGCGACCCCCGGAGCGCGCAAGCCTTGCGGGACGCTCCCACCGAACTGTCTCCGGCCCTTAACATTCCGGCAATACGTCGGCCTCTTGATCGGCCCATGATGAACGTGGGTAGGCCGGACGAGCTCCATCGGTCGACCCCTCCACGCCACGGCGGCACGCGACAAGCCAACTCGCCCGCTGGGGGCGGGAGGGGGGCAACACCGATGGATGTTCCGCAGTATCTTCAGATCCTCTGGCGCAGCAAGTGGCTGCTGCTGGTCGGAGCCGTGGTCGCGGCGGTAGCCGCGTTCTTCGCCGGCTTCACGATCATCGACGGCAAGGTCACTTCACGGGCCGTGCAGTCCTACACCGCGACGACGACGCTCCTCGTGTCTGCGGCCGGTGACGACATGTACCAGGCGGTCCTTCCGGGGCAGCCGCTGGTCGAGGGCCAGACGCAGCCCGAGACGGTCGACCTCACCTCGAAGGCGATCCTCTACGCCTACATCATCAGCGGACGCGACATGCGCACCACCGTCGAGGAGTCGCTCGGCGAGTTCTCCGACACCGATTCGCTCACGGCCCTGCGCCGCACGACGCAGCCCGGCGGCGACGAGTCGTTCCCCGGCCGCTACGTGCTGCCGATCCTCGCCGTCGTCGGCGCTTCGCTCGACCCGACCCGCGCGGAGGACATCGCCGCGACCGCGGCCGCGCAGTTCCAGGCCGACGTGATCGCGTCGCAGGATGCCGAGACGCTGCCCGATGCCGATCGCGTGACGCTCACGGTGCTCGACGAATCGCCGGCCGCCGAGGTCGAGGGCAGCAATCCCGCCATCCCGCTCGTCATCACCTTCCTCGGCGTCTTCCTGCTGTTCGTGGCTGCGGCGTTCATCATCGCGGGCATCCGCTCGCGTCGCTCGGGCACAGCGGCGGCCCCCGCGACCGAGCAGGCGGACGAGACGACGGACGAGCCGGCCGCGGATGCCGCCGACTCCGAAGACGTCTACGCCGACGACGAGCGGGCGCTCGAGCCCGTCGGCGAGAACTCCGACGGGTGGCCCACCGATGGGGCGGGCGACGGGATCACCTCGCGGCGCGGTCGTCGCGAGGGCACGGCGACCGACGCCCCTGAGCCGACCTACACCGGCTGAGCCCGATCCCGATGTCGACTCTCGAACGCCGCGCCGATCCGCCCCCGGCGACACCCGACGGCGCCGCGGGGGCGGATGCCGCGGCCGCGGCGCCGCGGGAGCGGTGGCGCCCGATCGTCGCCACGGTGATCCTCGTGGCGGTCGCGGCGGCGTGCGTGCTGCTGCTGCCGCCGATGGCGGGCGGCGCGCTGATGCTGCTCGTGGCGATCGGATACCTGGCGCGGCGTCTGGTCTTCAGCTGGACCGGCGGACTCGTGCTCTTCGTCGCCATCGTGATGTTCATCCCGGTTCGCCGCTACGCCCTGCCCATCCCGCTTCCGTTCGCGCTCGAGCCGTACCGCGTCATGCTGCTGGTGCTCCTCGCGGCGATCGTCGGAGCGCTGCTCCTCGACAAGCGCCACCGCTGGCAGCCGGTGGCGTTCGGCTGGCCGATCGGCATCTTCATCGCCTCGCTCGTCATCTCGATCCCGCTGAACGCGGCGGATCTCGTCGAAGCGGGTCTCGCTTCGACCGCGGTCGGCGCGCTCGTGAACTACCTCATCCTGCTGTCGTCGTTCTACGTGGTGCGGCAGGTGCTCACCTCTCGGCGCATCGTCGAGGGGCTCGTGGCGGGGCTGGTGTGGAGCGGCGTCGTGGTCGCGATGTTCGCCACCTTCGAGCGCGTGACCCAGGTGAACGTGTTCTGGCGTCTCGCGACCTTCCTCCCGCTCGACGTGATCGCCGACGAGGGGGCGGCCTTCCGCGCCGGCGGCTACCGCTCGTACGGCTCGTCGCAGCATCCGATCGCCCTGTCGGTCATGCTCTGCATGCTGATCCCCCTCGCGATCTACCTGGCGAAGTACGCGAAGTGGCCCGGCAACGAGTGGAACCGGCGCATCGTCTACGGCATCGCCACCGGCGCCCTGTTGCTGGGCGTGCTCTCCGCCGTCTCGCGCACCGCGGTCGTCGTGCTCGCGGTCATGCTGCTGCTGACGCTGCTGCTGCGGCCGTACCTCGGGATCACCCTCGTGCTGCTGTCGTTGCCCGCGCTGGTGCTCGGATTCCTCGTGCTCCCCAACATGTTCGACACCCTCATCGGGTCGTTCCTCGACCTCGACGCGCTGATCGCCTCGCAGCACACGTCGCCGGGCTGGGGAGGCGCAGGACGCCTCGCCGACCTCGATCCGGCGTTCGCGCTCATCGCGCAGGACCCGTTCTTCGGCACCGGCGTCGGAAGCCGCATCGTCGTGGGCGATGACAGCAACGCGTTCATCCTCGACAACCAAGTGCTCGGCACGCTGATGGAGGCCGGCGCGATCGGCGTGGCCGGTCTCGCGGCGCTCATGCTGATGCCGCCCATCATGCTGCTGCGGTTCGCGTTCGTCACCGCCCGCCACGACACCCGCTTCGCGATGCTCGCCTTCGCGATCGTGGCCTCGTGCACCGGCTACATCACCGCACTGTTCTTCTACGACGCCTTCGGCTTCTACCAGACCTTCTTCGTGCTCTGCATGGAGCTCGCCATCGGCGCCTGGCTGCTCACTGCGAGCCCGCCGGCGAAGGCCGCGGCAGCGGCGAAGGCGGCTGCGCGAGAGGCCGCCGCGGCGCGCACCCCCACCCCGGCGGAGGCCCGGTCGTGAGCATCCTGTCGATCGTCGTCCCCGCGCACGACGAGGGCCCGCTCATCCGCGCGACGCTGGTGCGGATGCTGGCGGACGCCGAGCCCGGCGAGTTCGAGGTCATCGTGGTCGCCAACGGCTGCACCGACGACACCGCCGCCCACGCGGCTGCCGTGCCCGGTGTGACTGTCGTCGAGATCGCCGCCGCGTCGAAGATCGCCGCGCTCAACGCCGGAGACGACGCGGCGACGGGCTACCCCCGCGCGTACATCGACGCCGACGTCGACATCACCACCGATGCGCTGCGCGCCCTCGCCGCTGCGCTCTCGACCGCCGCCGAGCCGCGCGTCGCCGCGCCGAGGATCGAGATCGACGCAGCGCGCAGCACGTTCGCGGTGCGCGCCTACTACCGCGTGTGGGAGCTGTCGGACTACCGGACGACCGGACACATCGGCTCGGGCGTGTACGCCGTCAACGCCGCAGGACGCGAGCGGTGGACGGAGTTCCCCGACGTCATCGCCGACGACCGCTTCGTGCAGCAGCGGTTCCACGCCGACGAACGCGTGAGCGTGGCCGACCACTCCTTCACCGTCGCGGCATCCCGGGACATGCGCACGCACATCCGCCGCGGCATCCGGATCGAACGCGGGAATCGCCAGCTCCCGGCGACCGCGCAGCTGGCAGGGCAGGACCCGGCCGCGCGTCGATACGCGCGGCTCCTCTCCCGCGTCGCCCGCCGGCCCCCGCGGTGGATCGACCTGCCGTTCTACGTCTACGGGTTCGCCTCCACCACGCTGCGCGGCCGTCGCTCGATCGACGGACCCACCGCCTGGTCGCGTGACGACGCCCTGCGACAGGAGGCTCGCGCATGAGCACGCCGGGCCTCAGCCATCGCGCGTCGCGGGGGGCAGCCGTCACAGCCGGCGGCCTGTGGCTGCGCACCCTGTTCCAGCTCGGGTCGACCATGGTGCTCGCGCGCCTGCTCGAGCCGAGCGACTTCGGTCTCGTCGCGATGATCATGGCGATCGTCGGCATCGCCGACCTCGTGCGGGACTTCGGGCTGACGGGCGCGATCGTGCAGTCGCGCGACCTCACCTCGAAGCAGTGGTCGAGCCTGCTGTGGTTCTCGGCGGCGCTCGGCGGCGCGCTCATGATCGCGATCGCGGCCTGCGCCCCCCTCATCGCCGCGCTCTACGCCGAGCAGCGGCTCGTCGTGCTGACCCTCGCGATCGCCCCGACCCTGCTGCTGAACGGCATCGCGATGCCCATGCAGGCGGCGGTGCAGCGGCAGCTGCGCTTCGGCACCCTCGCGATGATCGACATCGTCTCGATGGCTGTGGGTGTCGTGCTGTCGATCGTCGCGGCCCTCCTCGGCTGGGGCGTCTGGTCGCTGGTCGTGCTCGCCGGCGCCGGCCAGGTGTACCGTCTCATCGCCCTGTGGGTCGCCGCGAAGCCGCATTGGGGCCGCCCGCGCATCGGCCGCGACATCCGTCCGTTCGTCAGCACCGGCGGCAGCATCTTCGGGGTGCAGCTGCTCAACTACGCGGCGCGCAACCTCGACAACGTGATCATCGGCCAGCAGCTGGGTTCGGCGGCGCTCGGCCAGTACTCGCGGGCGTACTCGCTGTTCCTGCTCCCCCAGCAGCAGCTCACCGCGCCGATCGGGCGGGTGGCCCTACCGGTGCTCAGTCGCCTGCAGGACGACGGCGAGCGCTACCGCCGCTACATCCGCGGCGCGCTCACCGTGATCGGCTACCTCGCCCTCCCCGTCTACGCCGTGGCTGCGGCGATCGCGCACCCACTCATGCTCGTGATCCTCGGACCGGGATGGGATGCCGCCGCCGACGTGTTCGCCCTGCTCGCGATCGCCGGCGTCGCCCAGGCGGTGGGCAACGTGCAGGGCTGGATGTACATCAGCCTCGGGCGGGCGCACCGGCAGTTCGTGTACTACCTCGTCACCCGCCCCTTCGTGATCGCCGCGTTCTTCGTCGGCGTCTGGTGGAACGGCATGAACGGGCTCGCGCTCCTGTACGGCCTCGTGACGCTGCTCCTGCTCGTCCCCGGCTTCGCCGTCGCCATCCGCGGCACCTTCCTGAAGGGCTGGACCGACGTCGCCCTGCCGCTCGTGGGCCCGGCTCTGGTGGCCGCCGGCGCGTTCGGCGCCGCGACGGGTGTGACCATGCTCACGACCGGATGGCCGGCGCTGCTGCAGGTGCTCGCCGGCGGGCTCGCGGGCCTAGCGGTCATCGCAGCGGCGGCGCTCGTTCCGCCGGTGCGGCGCGACTACCGAATGATGGTCGACTTCGTGAAGCAGGCCCGCTCCCCGAAGACCCCCGCACGCGAGGACGTCCCGGTCGACGCCGAAGCCACCCAGCTCGGCGCTGACGAGGTGTCGGCGGGCGAGATCGAAGAGCTGCTCGAATCCGACGAGCGCCGACCGGAAGGACGCACCAGATGAGGTCACGACGCGCCGCCGTGGCGATCCCCCTGGGAGTGCTCGCCCTCTCGCTCGCCTTCACCGGCTGCGGCGCCCAGCCCGCTGCCGCCCCGACGGTCACGCGCACCCCGACGCCGACCGCGACACCGACCGCCGAAGCCGGCGGAGTCGAGTCGATCGCCGTCGTCGGCGACTCGATGTCGCTGGCGGCGACCGCGTGCGGAGAACCCACGGCGTGCGTCGAGCAGTCGTGGGCGATCGGCACGGATGCCGCCGTGGACTCGGTCGCGACGCGCCTGGGTGCGCTCCAGGGCAACACCCCCTCGACCACCGCCATCGCCAAGCTCGGCGCCAAGGCGTCGTGGGCCCGCGGCCAGGTGGCCGCGCTGAAGGCCGCCGATCCCGACGTCGTGCTCGTGCTCCTGGGTGCGAACGACGCGTGCGCGCCGTCCGACGACGAAGTGACCGGCCCCGACGCGTTCGCCGCCGACTACGCCGAGGTGCTCGCGGGCGTTCGCAGCTCGGCCCCGGGCGCCGCGATCGTCGCATACTCGGTCCCCGACCTGCTGCGGCTGTGGGAGCTGGGTCGCGATGACCCCGAGACGGTGGAGATGTGGCAGGCGAGCCCGTCGTGCCGGTCGCTCCTCGCCGATGCCGGCTCCGACGCATCCGACGCCGTCGCGCGGCGCACCGCGATCGCCGACCTCGTCACGTCGTACAACACGTCGATCCAGGCGGCGTGCGCCGCCACCGAGGGCTGCACGTGGGACGAGGGCGCGGTGAACGCCACGCAGTTCGAACTCGAAGACGTGTCGACCCTCGACCACTTCCACGCCTCCGCCGCGGGCCAGGCGACACTCGCCGCGGCGGCCTGGCCGGTGGTGGAGCGGGCGCTCGGCCTCTGACGGTCGGCCTCCGGGGCTCGGCGTCTGGGGCTCGGCCCCTGACGATCGGCCTCTGACGGCCGACCTGCGACGCGGGATCTTCGCGGCCGGGCGCGGACAGTCGTCCGCCCTGTCCGCGGATCGGGTGCGCGGGCAGGGCGGACGGGTCAGGATTGTCAGGCTGCGACGCGCAGTGGCGGAGCGCTGACGAGATCGACCGAGCGTCGCGCCGCTTCGAGCAGCACGGTCTCGTCGAGCTGGTCGGGCGTGCGCATGAAGGCGAGCCCGCGTCGCTGCATCTCGCGGGCGATCTGCACCTGGTGGTCGTCGACGTGCTCGCGGTGCTGTGCCAGGCGCGGCACCAGCACGGGGAAGCGCCCCTGCTCGAAGGCGGCGATCGCCGATCCGGTGCCGGCGTGCGCGATGACGACGTCGGCCTCGGCGATCGCGGCCGACAGCTCGTCGTGCGGCACCCGGTCGCGGCCGTCGATGCCCCACGACGACACGTCCTGGGGACCGGTCTGCCACAGCACCTCGTCGGCATCCGCGAGGAGCGGGGCGAGTGCGTCGAAGAGGCGGTCGAATCCGTACCCCTCCTGCGTGCCGACCGTCACCACGGCGCGACGGATGCGGTCGGGGGCAGGCGTGATCGTCTCCGACGGCGTGAAGCCGTCGTAGATCGACCCCGCGTACGCCCAGCGCGAGCTCTGCCACGCGGGGTACTGCGTGTAGGTGCGGATGCGCGGGAACCGCTCGAGGATGCGGCCGGTGATGCTCGGCCCGACCGCCCGCGCTGCGCTCTCGATGTAGTGAGCCTGCGCACCGCGCGCGGCCGCCATCGGCAGCACCGCGACGGCGGGGCTCGACCCGGTGCTGAACGCGCGCTCGTATTCGTGGCTGCGCATCACGGTGCCGGCCATCGACCGCAGCCGCCAGAGGTTTCGCACGTCACGCGGCGCGACGAAGGGCGCGTAGTGCACCTCGCGGTCGGCGAGCAGCGACGTCGACAGGCCGTTCTCGAAGGTGATCCAGACCTGGTCCTCGGCCGGCACCCCGAGACGCTCGGCCAGTGTGTAGAGCTGCTTGAGGTGCCCGCCGCCCGAGCACACCATCATCGTCTTGGCCATGTGTGTTCTCCTTCAGTAGGCGCCGTCGTGCTTGAACAGCTGCACGACCGTGCGCAGGATGAGGATCAGGTCGCCCGTGAACGACCAGTTCTCGACGTAGTAGAGATCGAGGCGCACGCTCTCCTCCCACGAGAGGTCGCTGCGTCCGCTCACCTGCCAGAGCCCCGTGATCCCGGGCTTCGACAGCAGCCGCCGGGTCTCCGAGCCCTCGTACTCGCGCACCTCGCTCGGCAGCGGAGGGCGCGGCCCGACGAGGCTCATGTCGCCGCGGAGCACGTTCCACAGCTGCGGC is a window of Microbacterium terrae DNA encoding:
- a CDS encoding glycosyltransferase family 4 protein, giving the protein MRVLLSFPHALGAPGIGWTAWNQADSLVRAGHDVHLVAGSLARPVPGAASITTSLAAGRVRVPHRAIGRERAFAWHDLVARDRLRRVDVDVVHLWPLAPGLTAHAARDAGIPAVREAPNTHTRRAWEAVAAEIDRIGMTGADRTAHTADARHLAMEQVEWDAVTGVLAPSEPVAESFRAEGFAPERVLRHRYGYRPGTRRAAVRTAAAKPLRAVYVGLGEPRKGLHHALDAWLASDASGTGTFTIAGRMLPAYAAYLGARLEHPSVRLVGFQSDVPAVLAASDVLLLPTVEEGSALVTYEAQAMGTVPLVSTAAGAMLDHGVHGLVHTPGDVGALTAQLDLLAADRGELARLSASALEHAPELTWDAAAVELVRAYETAVAQEVPDAVTV
- a CDS encoding glycosyltransferase, with the translated sequence MPSPSDATVLVCSRNRPEMLRDGLASILASTPAETEVLVVDSASDTDETRLVTLEAGARYTRAGKGLSVARNAGITTADRPIVVFTDDDCRPTTGWIESLIAPFADPRVSAVTGRMLDHTTDAHAPYARAERYIEPVSGLDAGHGAVMAFRRDVLLRIGGFDDMMGAGQHLAGAEDLDIFIRLLRAGTHVVHDAHSVVLHANTRVGEAYVELHHGYGLGLGALVGKWLRLDPLFGLRIGWRLTRRTGARIARGTRRHHDTRHDRSLLAGMAQGAWEVRGIPIVGERFAGAGSGAPIPVLRAEGVTR
- a CDS encoding O-antigen ligase family protein, whose product is MSTLERRADPPPATPDGAAGADAAAAAPRERWRPIVATVILVAVAAACVLLLPPMAGGALMLLVAIGYLARRLVFSWTGGLVLFVAIVMFIPVRRYALPIPLPFALEPYRVMLLVLLAAIVGALLLDKRHRWQPVAFGWPIGIFIASLVISIPLNAADLVEAGLASTAVGALVNYLILLSSFYVVRQVLTSRRIVEGLVAGLVWSGVVVAMFATFERVTQVNVFWRLATFLPLDVIADEGAAFRAGGYRSYGSSQHPIALSVMLCMLIPLAIYLAKYAKWPGNEWNRRIVYGIATGALLLGVLSAVSRTAVVVLAVMLLLTLLLRPYLGITLVLLSLPALVLGFLVLPNMFDTLIGSFLDLDALIASQHTSPGWGGAGRLADLDPAFALIAQDPFFGTGVGSRIVVGDDSNAFILDNQVLGTLMEAGAIGVAGLAALMLMPPIMLLRFAFVTARHDTRFAMLAFAIVASCTGYITALFFYDAFGFYQTFFVLCMELAIGAWLLTASPPAKAAAAAKAAAREAAAARTPTPAEARS
- a CDS encoding acyltransferase is translated as MRRLLRALGSVLDPRVYLHGLRILHFYGYAHVAQVRRLTRGPGVSFAPNVSFRNAERIVIGAGTHIGEYSTIWAGNSIGRITFGEKALLAPRVTITASNYGIERGTAPMDQPKIEQDIVIGAGTWLGADVVVLAGVTIGDGAVIAAGAVVTKDVPPDAIAGGVPAKVIGWRMDAAGVRSAEAPDAAATDASPSPDAAPPVDADLERGAA
- a CDS encoding wax ester/triacylglycerol synthase domain-containing protein — its product is MTTTTPIAAREVHIDMVRTLDEQNISSSIAFEAMHTGAVLVLEGAPFLRPDGTIDRERVHANLRRTLGRVPEFRMKLLRSPLGITTPAWVPDPSFDPRAHVVFDDTPSAFDSTTVRRLAGFGRPVLSKDRPLWDIRVTVLTDGRIALGARMHHVVGDGQWGFSVIERMTESEPVTPDLEQVLTPIGAPPRTAFAVPAQALRDFRGRTEGLGGMWHEYWRKPVVRRAKRVAARNAGFVKEYLIRRKGLRAQMLPPTRPVIFEVDASRAAREAARMRGSLSDLLVAAAMGAVDDDDRGVDVLVPVSRRRGGAGGDVRNHVSMARAHGPAGASLAERVAAVRALVRSVVRDEEADVDEGRMVGYATLMPLAEEPRWFGDARVEQIAILPAGDARSEISVFATVYASTLAVTVISRDELDVEGIAARVEQALTPATVSATAAAPPETTATETAATETAA
- a CDS encoding glycosyltransferase; amino-acid sequence: MSAPTVDVIVVNYNTRERTLECLRSVVDQQIPGVGLIVVDNGSTDGSAEAFAAAHPEAQVIDAGENLGFARGVNRAVEASTAEYVLLLNPDATVFPGSLEALIDFAQEHPEHGLYGGRTVREDGSLDPSSCWGAPTPWSLLCFATGLSTVFKRSALFDPESLGRWQRDTVREVPVITGCLLLVPRAQWDAIGGMDERFFLYGEDAEFSARARAHGLRPVIVPSAVIQHDVGGSTSSTGRKMAMVMAGKATYVNLVWPRVLALAGILLLQAGAAVRGLLEWVTRAKRRTWRDVFYHRRAWRRGYPAAERTLFGRTPPPAAPPAPRPLTVQAEPAFRTEKANPYNGSLYRALQRRGVRVSDLSYWRMLAHRTDVVHLHWPDLSFLSGRRRSIHVARLVLFYSALRLARPRGTLLVWTVHNVSSHEERSTPAIRGAAERLLLGNIDGIIGLTEQGVEAARDAYPRLRDVPAAVTPHGHYRDEYTFGMPRSAARAALGIPPERPVIAAVGQIRSYKNIPHLIRVFRDMPGDAVLLVAGSASPAALADELREAAGADPRVVLDLRFLPDEEIPVVLAAADVVVLPYSRIQNSGSAILAASADRPVLVPDQGGMRELRDQLGTAWVRLYAGELTTADLSEALSWATEEGRPASADLSALDWDAIAAQTLTAYDEFRRRSRRGRTPISRPQVAAEGARG